One genomic segment of Acinetobacter oleivorans DR1 includes these proteins:
- a CDS encoding SixA phosphatase family protein: MQLTLVRHGEAAPPVNGNDTKRPLTARGHAQAEQTATFLKDIVKPDIFVVSPLLRAQETLAHIQTYFKDVPVLLCDKIKPDDNAKEAVEWLSQIPYESIVVVCHMNVVGHIAELLTHENFNPFALAEARIYDQAVIATGLSTQKNSFVPTI, encoded by the coding sequence ATGCAACTGACATTAGTTCGTCATGGGGAAGCTGCTCCTCCAGTAAATGGTAATGATACTAAACGTCCACTTACTGCTCGTGGGCATGCTCAAGCTGAGCAAACAGCAACATTTTTAAAAGATATTGTTAAGCCAGATATTTTCGTAGTGAGTCCGTTGTTGCGTGCTCAAGAAACATTAGCGCATATTCAAACTTATTTTAAAGATGTTCCCGTGCTGTTATGCGATAAAATTAAACCGGACGATAATGCGAAAGAAGCAGTTGAGTGGTTGTCTCAGATTCCGTATGAGTCAATTGTAGTCGTGTGTCATATGAATGTAGTAGGGCATATTGCTGAACTACTGACTCATGAAAACTTTAATCCATTTGCACTTGCCGAAGCTCGAATTTATGATCAGGCTGTGATTGCTACTGGTTTATCAACACAAAAAAATAGTTTTGTACCCACAATATAA
- a CDS encoding NAD(P)H-dependent glycerol-3-phosphate dehydrogenase produces the protein MTEFKFTDLVEPVAVDKKTALRITVLGGGSFGTAMANLAARNGCDTMIWIRDADTAEEINKTHINKRYLPDFVLESSLRAVSDLEQAVCDRDIILVAIPSHSFRDVLKQIAPFITAQAIVSLTKGVEAKTFSFMSDIIREELPEVPYGVLSGPNLAKEIMAGMPSGTVIASDSELVRYAVQHALHSALFRVFGSDDVHGVELGGALKNIYAVAMGIGAAYKIGENTKSMILTRALAEMSRFAVKQGANPLTFLGLSGVGDLFATCNSPLSRNYQIGYALGSGKTLDQASKELGQTAEGINTIVQVRGKAEELDVYMPITNALYEVIFEGAPPLNIALSLMKNGHRSDVEFVLPHHEV, from the coding sequence ATGACTGAATTTAAGTTTACAGATTTAGTGGAACCTGTTGCGGTCGATAAAAAAACAGCATTACGTATTACTGTTTTAGGTGGAGGCAGTTTTGGTACGGCTATGGCGAATTTAGCTGCACGTAATGGCTGCGATACCATGATCTGGATTCGTGATGCTGATACAGCTGAAGAAATCAATAAAACCCATATTAATAAACGTTATTTGCCAGACTTTGTTTTAGAGTCCTCATTGCGTGCTGTGTCTGACCTTGAACAAGCAGTATGTGATCGAGATATTATTTTAGTGGCCATTCCTAGCCATTCATTTCGTGATGTCTTAAAACAAATTGCTCCTTTTATTACTGCACAAGCGATTGTCTCTCTAACCAAGGGTGTCGAGGCTAAAACTTTTAGCTTCATGAGCGATATTATTCGAGAAGAATTGCCAGAAGTGCCTTATGGGGTATTGTCTGGACCAAACCTCGCTAAAGAGATTATGGCGGGAATGCCATCGGGTACTGTTATTGCCAGTGATTCTGAACTCGTTCGTTATGCTGTACAGCACGCTCTGCATAGTGCGTTATTCCGAGTTTTTGGTAGTGATGATGTACATGGTGTTGAACTGGGTGGAGCACTTAAAAATATTTACGCCGTTGCAATGGGAATTGGTGCAGCTTACAAAATTGGTGAAAACACCAAGAGTATGATTTTAACGCGTGCTTTGGCTGAGATGAGTCGTTTCGCGGTAAAGCAGGGTGCAAATCCACTTACTTTCTTGGGTTTATCTGGTGTGGGTGATTTATTTGCAACCTGTAATAGTCCATTAAGCCGTAATTATCAAATTGGTTATGCTTTGGGTTCAGGTAAAACACTTGACCAAGCGAGTAAAGAATTGGGACAAACCGCTGAAGGAATTAATACGATTGTTCAGGTACGCGGTAAAGCAGAAGAACTAGATGTATATATGCCAATTACCAACGCTTTATATGAAGTTATCTTTGAGGGGGCGCCTCCATTAAATATTGCCTTATCTCTTATGAAAAATGGGCACCGTAGTGATGTTGAGTTTGTTTTACCTCATCATGAAGTCTGA
- the rhlB gene encoding ATP-dependent RNA helicase RhlB yields the protein MTSGFETLNLHPQLKKAIDALGFKQMTPIQQKVLKYTLGGHDAIGRAQTGTGKTAAFLISVINDLLHNPIQEQRFRGEPRALILAPTRELALQIESDAKLLTKFSDLHIVTLLGGVDFDKQKKQLDANFVDIIVATPGRLIDFVEQKEVWLDQIEFLVIDEADRLLDMGFIPSVKRIVRYSPRKEQRQTLMFSATFSYDVLNLARQWLFEPITVEIEPEQKTNNDVEQRVYVVAKQDKYRLLQDILREEPIDKVMIFANRRDQVRRLYDHLKRDGYRVGMLSGEIAQDKRLKMLEQFKQGKNNVMIATDVAGRGIHVDGVSHVINYTLPEQSDDYVHRIGRTGRAGSQGVSISFLSEDDAFYLPEIEKAIGKKLPLTRLDGYC from the coding sequence ATGACATCTGGTTTTGAAACCTTGAATTTACATCCGCAACTTAAAAAGGCGATTGATGCTTTAGGGTTTAAGCAAATGACCCCGATTCAGCAAAAGGTTTTAAAATATACGTTGGGCGGGCATGATGCGATTGGTAGAGCGCAAACAGGAACAGGTAAAACTGCTGCTTTCCTTATTAGTGTAATTAATGACTTGTTACATAACCCAATTCAAGAGCAGCGTTTTCGTGGTGAGCCACGTGCCTTGATTTTGGCGCCTACGCGTGAATTGGCACTGCAAATCGAAAGCGATGCAAAGTTACTCACAAAATTTTCAGATTTACACATCGTGACACTTTTGGGTGGCGTAGATTTCGATAAGCAAAAGAAACAGTTAGATGCTAATTTTGTCGACATCATCGTTGCCACTCCTGGGCGTCTAATTGATTTTGTAGAACAAAAAGAAGTTTGGCTCGATCAAATTGAATTTTTAGTCATCGATGAAGCTGACCGTTTATTGGACATGGGTTTTATTCCTTCTGTAAAACGTATTGTGCGTTATTCCCCACGTAAGGAACAACGTCAAACGCTCATGTTCTCGGCTACTTTTAGTTATGATGTGCTTAACTTGGCAAGACAATGGTTGTTTGAGCCAATCACTGTTGAGATTGAGCCTGAGCAAAAAACTAACAACGATGTTGAGCAGCGCGTTTATGTAGTCGCTAAACAAGATAAATATCGTTTACTACAAGATATTTTGCGTGAAGAGCCTATTGATAAAGTTATGATTTTTGCGAATCGACGTGATCAAGTACGCCGTCTTTATGATCATTTAAAGAGAGATGGATATCGGGTCGGAATGCTTTCAGGTGAAATTGCTCAAGATAAACGTTTAAAAATGTTAGAGCAGTTTAAGCAGGGTAAAAATAACGTCATGATTGCAACTGATGTTGCAGGCCGTGGTATTCATGTTGATGGCGTATCTCATGTGATCAACTATACTTTACCTGAGCAATCAGATGATTATGTACATCGCATTGGACGTACAGGTCGTGCTGGCTCACAAGGTGTAAGTATTAGTTTCTTATCTGAAGATGATGCTTTTTACTTGCCGGAAATTGAAAAAGCAATTGGTAAGAAATTGCCATTAACCCGTCTAGACGGTTATTGCTAA
- the gspM gene encoding type II secretion system protein GspM — protein MKMITQLQNRFDQWVEQIVQYLDRLTVRERIMVVFTTIFVVVAIVGASLWKMHSLAEQQQQRLNDLKDLMVWMQSNAVTMKPANELELGQSEKIQRVAQQQGLTVTSQQNGEQLQIIVTHQNYAILANFLTQLAQMGLSIQKMEMVSSDGQIKLTATVQ, from the coding sequence ATGAAAATGATAACTCAATTGCAAAACCGCTTTGATCAGTGGGTTGAACAGATCGTTCAATATTTGGATCGCTTAACTGTACGTGAACGTATTATGGTGGTCTTTACTACAATCTTTGTCGTCGTGGCTATTGTAGGAGCTTCACTTTGGAAAATGCATTCTTTGGCAGAGCAGCAACAGCAACGATTAAATGATTTAAAAGATTTGATGGTATGGATGCAGAGCAATGCGGTTACCATGAAACCCGCAAATGAACTTGAGTTGGGTCAATCAGAAAAAATACAACGTGTAGCTCAGCAACAAGGCTTAACGGTCACTTCTCAACAAAATGGTGAGCAGTTACAAATTATTGTTACTCATCAGAATTATGCAATTTTAGCGAACTTTTTAACCCAACTTGCACAAATGGGCTTAAGTATTCAAAAAATGGAAATGGTTTCAAGTGACGGACAGATTAAATTAACAGCGACGGTTCAATAA
- a CDS encoding quinone-dependent dihydroorotate dehydrogenase translates to MLYSLARPMLFSLAPERAHELTLSMLDKAHKFGLLRQSVESKPTTCMGIEFPNPVGLAAGLDKNGAHIDSLAGLGFGFIEIGTITPRPQSGNPQPRLFRIPEAKAIINRMGFNNDGVDKLVENVKASKFKGILGINIGKNADTPVEKAVDDYLICLEKVYNYASYITVNISSPNTKNLRSLQSGDALTELLQTLKERQLELAEQYNHYVPLVLKVAPDLTAEDVEFIAAQLLQFKIDGLIVTNTTLSRDGVENLPNGNESGGLSGAPVFEKSTECLRLFAQTLKGQIPLIGVGGILSGEQAAVKQQAGATLVQIYSGLIYTGPILVKQCVAAMT, encoded by the coding sequence ATGTTATATTCACTTGCTCGCCCGATGTTGTTTAGTTTAGCACCAGAGCGTGCCCATGAATTAACATTATCTATGCTTGATAAAGCACATAAGTTCGGCCTGCTACGCCAAAGCGTAGAGTCAAAACCAACAACCTGTATGGGAATTGAATTTCCAAATCCGGTAGGTTTGGCGGCTGGACTTGATAAGAATGGTGCACATATTGATTCTTTAGCTGGACTGGGTTTCGGTTTTATTGAAATTGGAACAATTACACCGCGTCCTCAGTCGGGTAATCCACAGCCACGATTGTTCCGTATTCCTGAAGCTAAAGCCATTATTAACCGCATGGGTTTTAATAATGATGGTGTTGATAAGCTTGTTGAGAATGTCAAAGCTTCAAAATTTAAAGGAATTCTAGGCATTAATATTGGTAAGAATGCAGATACGCCTGTAGAAAAGGCTGTAGATGATTACCTAATTTGCCTTGAGAAAGTTTATAACTACGCCTCTTATATTACTGTTAATATTTCATCTCCAAATACTAAAAACTTAAGAAGTTTACAAAGTGGCGATGCATTAACTGAATTATTGCAAACATTAAAAGAAAGGCAACTTGAGCTTGCCGAGCAATATAACCATTATGTTCCTTTGGTTTTAAAAGTTGCACCTGATTTAACAGCTGAAGATGTTGAGTTTATTGCAGCACAATTATTGCAATTTAAGATTGATGGTTTAATCGTTACCAATACGACTTTATCTAGAGACGGTGTAGAAAACCTTCCTAATGGTAATGAATCGGGCGGATTATCAGGTGCGCCTGTTTTTGAAAAAAGTACCGAATGCTTACGTTTGTTTGCCCAAACGTTAAAAGGGCAAATCCCGTTGATTGGCGTGGGTGGAATTTTGTCGGGTGAACAAGCAGCAGTCAAACAGCAAGCTGGAGCAACATTAGTACAAATCTATAGCGGATTGATTTACACCGGTCCTATATTAGTAAAACAATGTGTTGCAGCCATGACTTAA
- a CDS encoding cold-shock protein, with product MTAREQGVVKWFNDTKGFGFIQRNGGDDVFVHFRAIVGDGHRSLRDGQRVEFSVVQGQKGFQAENVQPLD from the coding sequence ATGACAGCTCGCGAACAAGGCGTAGTAAAGTGGTTTAACGACACTAAAGGTTTTGGCTTTATTCAACGTAACGGTGGTGATGACGTGTTTGTTCATTTCCGCGCAATCGTTGGTGACGGTCACCGTTCTTTACGTGACGGCCAACGCGTAGAATTTAGTGTAGTACAAGGTCAAAAAGGTTTTCAAGCTGAAAACGTTCAGCCTTTAGACTAA
- a CDS encoding CvpA family protein, with translation MNTIDIIILILLLIGGLNGLRQGFIKAFANLVGWIIALIMGAKYAVLLAPSMSGLSHDPVVQKIAAFAFIALMIIVLTWIVTAFLNGLLKSLKLGPLNRLAGGAFGSLKGLLVVLITMQGVGPWVESSPSWKQSVLIQFLLPYAPLATELSKDAASEAFHQITSGGSASSTPSKPMDESEDLENRSDHSTKNPFY, from the coding sequence ATGAACACAATTGATATCATTATTCTGATACTTTTGCTCATTGGGGGGCTAAACGGTTTGCGACAAGGATTTATCAAAGCCTTTGCGAACTTGGTAGGATGGATCATTGCATTAATTATGGGTGCAAAATATGCTGTCCTTCTTGCGCCATCCATGTCTGGTTTGAGTCATGATCCGGTTGTTCAAAAAATTGCAGCTTTTGCATTTATAGCACTGATGATCATTGTTTTAACATGGATCGTCACTGCATTTTTAAATGGCCTCTTGAAAAGTCTGAAATTGGGGCCATTAAATCGTTTAGCAGGTGGTGCTTTTGGTTCCTTAAAGGGCTTGTTGGTTGTGTTGATTACAATGCAAGGCGTTGGGCCTTGGGTTGAGAGTTCACCAAGCTGGAAACAGTCCGTACTTATACAATTTTTACTGCCTTATGCACCTTTAGCGACTGAATTGTCTAAAGATGCTGCAAGTGAGGCATTTCATCAAATAACATCTGGAGGTAGTGCATCAAGCACCCCTTCAAAACCAATGGACGAATCGGAAGATTTAGAAAACCGATCCGACCATTCGACAAAGAATCCTTTTTATTAA
- the gspL gene encoding type II secretion system protein GspL — protein MLYLWMPETNGIWHWSNGENWLQAVSLDQLIQDLQLHQGKEAVIFFPSRHAQVLQQHMAKSHYKQLGADGVKYLLEEFVTLPIDHMKVVHHFHADQLTVLGVAKTTVETWQHAMALLPIKLVALLPDFLILPEPQDQQVVLCNIDQKLLVRESKWVGNSLDDLGLFLEFQPVETHYQYSGLTSEQLESLMAASSAEQRSEFIYQFQALDKPKQHPFNVLPKAKGQEQTVSGYWKACAAVILAIIVVQFSYDLLRWVKLKSVANQTAEQTIEQYKYWFGSSSRVNEQNIKSQFESHLRMSKQGDTQALSLLSRVGPILMQRQILAQQLNYDASILTMALKAKSADDLQALTQQLNQQGFKAELGNVQADGGGAIGVVKIQ, from the coding sequence ATGCTGTATTTATGGATGCCTGAAACCAATGGAATATGGCATTGGTCTAACGGAGAAAACTGGTTGCAGGCAGTAAGTCTTGATCAATTAATACAAGATCTGCAACTACATCAAGGAAAAGAAGCTGTCATCTTTTTCCCTAGTCGCCATGCTCAGGTACTCCAGCAGCACATGGCAAAGTCTCATTACAAGCAACTCGGGGCAGACGGTGTTAAATATTTGCTTGAAGAATTTGTGACTTTGCCGATTGATCATATGAAAGTGGTTCACCATTTTCATGCTGATCAATTGACCGTATTGGGAGTGGCAAAAACAACAGTAGAAACATGGCAACATGCAATGGCTTTGCTGCCTATTAAACTCGTTGCTTTATTGCCAGACTTTTTAATTTTACCAGAACCTCAAGATCAGCAAGTAGTCTTATGCAATATTGATCAGAAATTACTTGTACGTGAAAGTAAATGGGTTGGTAATTCTCTAGATGATCTGGGATTGTTTTTAGAGTTCCAGCCGGTTGAAACACATTATCAATATAGTGGTTTGACATCAGAGCAATTAGAAAGCTTGATGGCAGCATCAAGTGCTGAGCAGCGTTCAGAATTTATTTATCAATTTCAGGCTTTAGATAAACCTAAACAGCATCCTTTTAATGTTTTACCTAAAGCTAAAGGGCAAGAGCAAACTGTTTCGGGTTATTGGAAAGCATGTGCTGCTGTTATTTTAGCAATTATAGTGGTTCAGTTTAGCTATGACCTGTTGCGCTGGGTAAAGTTAAAAAGTGTGGCTAATCAAACCGCTGAGCAGACGATTGAGCAATATAAATATTGGTTTGGTTCTTCTAGTCGTGTGAATGAGCAGAACATAAAAAGCCAATTTGAAAGTCATTTACGCATGAGTAAGCAAGGTGATACACAAGCACTTTCTTTATTGAGTCGTGTTGGGCCTATTTTAATGCAAAGACAAATTTTAGCTCAGCAGTTAAATTATGATGCGTCAATATTAACAATGGCATTAAAAGCAAAGTCGGCAGATGATTTGCAAGCTTTAACTCAGCAACTTAACCAGCAGGGATTCAAAGCAGAGCTCGGTAATGTTCAAGCCGATGGTGGTGGGGCAATCGGGGTGGTGAAAATACAATAA
- a CDS encoding sulfurtransferase TusA family protein produces MTNTSSTTAPIEINALGQPCPMPLLMLKRELKKVSGKQLFLLKSSDPHSEIDVTRYCGLHHFMCQTTHISEREFHYLIETQ; encoded by the coding sequence ATGACCAACACTTCTTCTACTACAGCACCCATTGAAATTAATGCTTTGGGCCAACCCTGTCCGATGCCTTTATTAATGCTAAAACGCGAACTCAAAAAAGTATCGGGTAAACAGCTATTCTTATTAAAATCTTCTGACCCACACAGTGAAATAGATGTAACTCGTTACTGTGGTTTACATCATTTTATGTGTCAGACAACACATATATCTGAAAGAGAATTTCACTATTTAATTGAAACTCAATGA
- the rpoH gene encoding RNA polymerase sigma factor RpoH has translation MSDSSNQLMPLSLSAPGVNLGAYISTVNQIPILTAEQEKELAERYYYDQDLDAAKMLVMSHLRFVVHIARSYAGYGLPQGDLIQEGNLGLMKAVKRFDPNMGVRLVSFAVHWIKAEIHEYVIRNWRIVKIATTKAQRKLFFNLRSLKKSSKKLTLEEAQSIANDLNVTAEQVLEMEGRLTAYDAAFEAQGDDDDDTPHTAPALYLEDNRYDPARLVENEDWEEQSTSALHDAMDQLDDRSRNILQRRWLDDDKSTLHELAAEYNVSAERIRQLEKNAMEKIKIAMSAS, from the coding sequence ATGAGTGACAGCAGCAATCAATTGATGCCCCTGTCATTGTCTGCGCCCGGTGTAAACCTTGGTGCATATATCAGTACTGTCAATCAGATTCCTATTTTAACGGCCGAGCAAGAAAAAGAACTTGCTGAACGTTATTATTATGACCAAGATCTTGATGCCGCAAAAATGCTGGTAATGTCGCATTTACGTTTCGTCGTTCACATTGCGCGCAGCTATGCAGGTTATGGCCTACCACAAGGCGACCTTATTCAAGAAGGTAATTTAGGCTTAATGAAAGCCGTGAAGCGTTTCGACCCAAATATGGGCGTGCGTCTTGTCTCTTTTGCCGTCCACTGGATTAAAGCAGAAATTCACGAATACGTTATTCGTAACTGGCGTATTGTCAAAATTGCAACGACCAAAGCACAGCGTAAATTATTTTTCAATTTACGTAGTTTAAAAAAATCGAGTAAAAAATTAACGCTCGAAGAAGCTCAATCGATTGCGAATGACTTAAATGTTACTGCAGAACAAGTTCTGGAGATGGAAGGTCGTTTAACCGCTTATGATGCTGCTTTCGAAGCTCAAGGCGACGACGACGATGACACCCCACACACTGCACCTGCATTGTATCTTGAAGATAATCGCTATGATCCAGCTCGTTTAGTTGAAAATGAAGACTGGGAAGAGCAAAGTACATCTGCTTTACATGATGCAATGGATCAGTTAGATGATCGTTCGCGTAATATTTTACAACGTCGTTGGTTAGATGATGATAAATCTACTCTCCACGAGTTAGCAGCCGAATATAATGTATCAGCAGAGCGTATTCGTCAGCTTGAAAAGAATGCAATGGAAAAAATTAAAATTGCTATGTCTGCAAGCTAA
- a CDS encoding nitroreductase family protein has protein sequence MTDSAIQIIHQNIHQRQSIGQLIEPAPNADQLELAFQAALTAPDHHRLKPTRFVVIEAEQRGAFGEVLAKALADLGETDSAQLERVKQHPFRAPLLILALTQLQDHPKVPHFEQILSTGAAIQNLLLSLQVQGFSTMWRSGAVVESNWLKQHLGLQPHDLISGIIYVGTAAKAIAPRADIESKEFVKVWQA, from the coding sequence ATGACGGATTCAGCAATACAGATAATTCATCAGAATATTCACCAACGTCAATCTATTGGTCAATTGATTGAGCCTGCTCCAAATGCAGATCAATTAGAGTTGGCTTTTCAAGCTGCGTTAACTGCTCCTGACCACCATAGACTTAAACCAACACGTTTTGTCGTTATCGAGGCTGAGCAACGTGGTGCCTTTGGTGAAGTTTTAGCAAAAGCTTTGGCTGATTTAGGTGAAACCGACTCAGCACAGCTTGAGCGAGTGAAGCAACATCCTTTCCGCGCACCTTTACTCATTTTAGCGCTTACGCAACTTCAAGATCATCCTAAAGTTCCACATTTTGAACAGATTTTAAGTACTGGGGCTGCCATACAAAACCTTTTATTGTCTTTACAAGTTCAAGGTTTTTCTACCATGTGGCGTAGTGGCGCTGTTGTCGAATCAAACTGGTTAAAACAACATTTAGGATTGCAACCACACGATTTAATCTCAGGTATTATTTATGTGGGTACGGCAGCTAAAGCGATTGCGCCGCGTGCAGATATTGAAAGTAAAGAATTCGTAAAAGTTTGGCAGGCATGA